The Syntrophobotulus glycolicus DSM 8271 DNA window GCAAAAGAAAAGAAAATTAAGCTAAATGACACCTTGCGCAAATCTCTTGATTTTTATATTAAAAATCAGCGTCTCGACCTGAATGACTATCTTTTTCGAAGTCAGAAGGGCGGTTATATCGGGAGAATTCAAATCTACAGGGTATTAAAGGAAGCCGCTGCTGTAATTGGGATTGAAAATTTCGGTACTCACAGTTTACGGAAAACCTGGGGTTATTGGACTTATAAAATATCCAAATATAATGTCGGACTGATTATGGACACCTTTAACCACAGTTCACCCAGTATCACTCTCCGTTATATCGGTATCAATCAGGACCAAAAAGATGAGCTTTATTCCATTGTTCAACTATAAATGTTCTTTTTCGCAAAAATCTTCATTGTTCAACCATATCAATACATAATCACCCATAGATTGACAATTTTGTACCAGCAAGGTAAACTATACTTAAGTGTAAATGCAACAAAATTACTAGAATGTTGCATTTATTGGGTATCCTTTCCAATAAATCTTTGGTCCGCTTTACTTTAAGATCATCGCTCAGAAAGGGAATATCGCCAAGAACCGTTTATCGCGGTTGGCAATATTCCCTTTTTTATTTGATGGGGACATTTTTTATCAATTGTCGGGGAAAT harbors:
- a CDS encoding tyrosine-type recombinase/integrase; amino-acid sequence: MTVEPIREKDKIKQLYQYLNGSDPKYALVFKFGINTGLRISDIIPLKVNDIFNHKWQFKEHLILTEKKTAKEKKIKLNDTLRKSLDFYIKNQRLDLNDYLFRSQKGGYIGRIQIYRVLKEAAAVIGIENFGTHSLRKTWGYWTYKISKYNVGLIMDTFNHSSPSITLRYIGINQDQKDELYSIVQL